A single region of the Amia ocellicauda isolate fAmiCal2 chromosome 8, fAmiCal2.hap1, whole genome shotgun sequence genome encodes:
- the plk2b gene encoding serine/threonine-protein kinase PLK2b translates to MDILRTITYQPANNQNGSSKTCEQALHKPCEFKRKKPEEHPAPEMSRVITDPSTGKCYCRGKVLGKGGFAKCYELTDLATSKVYAAKIIPHTRVSKPHQREKIDREIELHRILHHRHIVHFFHHFEDKENIYILLEYCSRRSLAHILKARKVLTEPEVRYYLRQIVSGLKYLHEQEILHRDLKLGNFFISESMDLKVGDFGLAAKLEPMENRRRTICGTPNYLSPEVLNKQGHGCESDVWALGCVMYTMLLGRPPFETTNLKETYRCIREARYSLPSSLTPPAKQLISSMLSKNPEDRPALDDILRHEFFTQGFTPERLSLSCCHSAPDFHLSSPAKNFFKKAAAALFGGKKEKVKYYESLNKLTKEEDEMCKLRHELKKTSISHQPCKQTAEDSKPPIAPVGKPAVLGKENKQQIRDTIRMIVRGTLGSCSSSSECLEDSTMGSVADTVARVLRGCLENMPEADGIPKENLGSTFQWVTKWVDYSNKYGFGYQLSDHTVGVLFNNGTHMSLLSDKKTVHYYAELGQCSVFSTAEAPEQFISQVTILKYFAHYMEENLMDGGDLPSVTDTRKPRLYLLQWLKSDRALMMLFNDGTFQVNFYHDHTKIIICNQNEEYLLTYINEDRASTTFRLTTLLVSGCSADLRSRMEYALNMLLQRCN, encoded by the exons ATGGATATACTGAGGACTATCACTTACCAGCCGGCAAATAATCAAAACGGCAGCAGCAAGACGTGCGAGCAGGCGCTGCACAAGCCCTGCGAGTTCAAGAGGAAGAAGCCGGAGGAGCACCCAGCCCCGGAGATGTCCCGGGTCATCACCGACCCCAGCACCGGCAAGTGCTACTGCAGGGGCAAAGTTTTGGGCAAG GGAGGTTTTGCCAAATGTTACGAATTGACGGATCTGGCTACCAGCAAGGTGTACGCAGCCAAAATCATCCCTCACACTCGGGTCTCCAAGCCGCATCAAAGGGAAAAG attGACAGGGAGATCGAACTGCACAGAATCCTGCATCACAGACACATTGTTCACTTCTTCCACCACTTCGAAGACAAAGAGAACATCTACATCCTCCTGGAGTACTGCAGCCGACGG TCCTTGGCCCATATCCTGAAAGCGCGCAAGGTGCTGACCGAGCCGGAGGTGAGGTACTACCTCCGACAGATTGTCTCGGGACTGAAATACCTTCACGAGCAAGAAATCCTTCACAGAGACCTGAAACTCG GCAACTTCTTCATCAGTGAATCGATGGATCTTAAGGTTGGAGATTTCGGGCTGGCGGCAAAGCTGGAGCCGATGGAGAACAGGAGGAG AACGATCTGTGGAACGCCAAACTACTTGTCCCCTGAGGTGTTAAACAAGCAGGGCCACGGCTGTGAATCGGACGTCTGGGCTCTGGGCTGTGTGAT GTACACGATGCTCCTCGGGAGGCCACCGTTTGAGACGACGAACTTGAAAGAGACCTACAGGTGTATCCGAGAGGCACGGTACTCTCTGCCTTCCTCGCTGACCCCCCCGGCCAAGCAGCTCATCAGCAGCATGCTGTCCAAGAACCCAGAAGACCGGCCTGCTTTGGACGACATCCTGAGACacgagttcttcactcag GGATTTACCCCCGAGAGGCTGTCTCTCAGCTGCTGCCACTCTGCTCCAGATTTCCACTTATCCAGCCCTGCCAAGAATTTCTTCAAGAAGGCAGCTGCTGCCCTCTTCGGAGGGAAAAAGGAGAAAGTCAAGTACTACGAAAGCCTCA ATAAATTAACCAAAGAGGAGGATGAGATGTGCAAACTCCGACATGAGCTCAAAAAGACTTCGATCAGCCATCAGCCTTGCAAGCAAACCGCTGAG GATAGTAAGCCCCCAATCGCGCCTGTCGGGAAGCCGGCCGTCCTGGGGAAGGAGAACAAGCAGCAGATCCGAGACACAATCCGCATGATTGTGCGGGGAACGCTGGggagctgcagcagcagcagtgaat GTCTCGAGGACAGCACGATGGGAAGTGTTGCTGACACTGTTGCCAGGGTATTGAGGGGCTGCCTCGAAAACATGCCAGAAG CGGACGGCATTCCCAAAGAGAACCTCGGCAGCACCTTCCAGTGGGTCACCAAGTGGGTGGACTATTCCAACAAGTATGGCTTCGGCTACCAGCTCTCGGACCACACGGTGGGGGTCCTCTTCAACAATGGGACGCACATGAGCCTGCTCTCGGACAAGAA GACCGTCCACTATTATGCTGAACTTGGTCAATGCTCGGTTTTCTCCACGGCCGAGGCCCCGGAGCAGTTCATCAGCCAAGTCACCATCCTGAAGTACTTCGCACACTACATGGAGGAGAACCTGATGGAT GGAGGAGATCTGCCCAGTGTGACTGACACACGCAAGCCTCGGCTGTACCTGCTGCAGTGGCTGAAATCGGATCGGGCGCTAATGATGCTTTTCAATGATGGCACATTCCAG GTGAACTTCTACCACGATCACACCAAGATCATCATCTGCAACCAAAACGAGGAGTACCTGCTGACGTACATCAATGAGGATCGGGCCTCAACCACCTTCCGCCTGACCACCCTGCTGGTGTCTGGATGCTCGGCGGATCTGCGCAGCCGCATGGAATATGCTTTGAATATGCTTTTGCAAAGATGTAATTGA
- the LOC136755050 gene encoding protein GAPT: MGNCVTSNHSRNSCWPKQHLTFCCCRRRAVNRVQFSQDLNKAMENNLYRLQPRPEVFPQQSPTLAPKDGPIQGFGHSPSSARPVTVHKHYENVTVEKPYQRGAMLSRPNDESEGEYMSYEEDHIYGNDMSCTYYNYNGPLFSSPNEAAPEDGEDVYIFPDNEQEQ, encoded by the coding sequence ATGGGAAACTGCGTCACCTCAAACCACAGCAGGAATAGCTGCTGGCCGAAACAGCACCTGACCTTTTGCTGCTGTCGACGCAGAGCCGTAAATAGGGTTCAGTTCTCACAAGACTTAAATAAAGCAATGGAGAACAATTTATACCGCTTGCAGCCCCGACCAGAAGTCTTCCCACAGCAGTCACCCACTCTCGCTCCTAAGGACGGACCTATCCAGGGTTTTGGCCACAGCCCTTCCAGCGCCCGGCCCGTCACCGTGCACAAACACTACGAGAACGTCACCGTTGAGAAGCCCTATCAGAGGGGAGCGATGCTGTCCAGGCCCAACGACGAGTCTGAAGGAGAGTACATGTCGTACGAGGAAGACCATATTTACGGGAATGACATGTCCTGCACCTACTATAACTATAACGGCCCGCTCTTTTCCAGCCCCAATGAAGCTGCGCCCGAGGACGGGGAAGACGTTTACATTTTCCCCGACAATGAACAGGAACAGTAG